The Gopherus evgoodei ecotype Sinaloan lineage chromosome 4, rGopEvg1_v1.p, whole genome shotgun sequence nucleotide sequence ACCCAATCAGGATCGAACCCTGGTTTCCAGAGGTGAAAGTTCACCTCCTCCCCCTACTTCTGCTCTTGGTGTAATTCAGAATTCTCCATTGCCTCTGGACTCCATGTTCTGAGCAAACTCACAGTCCAAGAACTGATGACCCAGCAAGGGTCACATGGCATTTGAAATTCCCAGTGCTTGAAACAGGAAAAGATCACATTTCAGGACGGTCTGCCATCCTGGATTTCCTGGGCCAAGTTTTCCCAcggcaaacagaaaaaaagaaagaaagagactgagACATTAGAGGCAACAGGACAACATCAAAAAGGAAAGATCTGCTGCATTCTGTACGTACTCACGGTAGTTTAAAAATCCACTCCTTGGATTTGAGTCATTTATCGCAACTGGGTATTTTTTTCAGACCTGGCAGAGATTCAGCTTTGCCCTTCAAACTGACTCAAAGGCTTGAGACTCACCTTTCCTGCTAAACCTGTGACAGTAGGCACAGCAGTCAGTGTCTTACACAGTACCAGTAAGCAataggggtacatctacactgcattttaaaactttcTGCACCAGATCTCAGAGGCCAAGTCTCGAGACTAGGGTTCAAGGGGCTCACGCTATGGCACTAGAAACAGCAGTGTCAACATTGCAGCTCAGGcgggagctcaggctctgaagcccagtcCCCACCACAGTCTCCACTGATCTCCAGCCTGACCTCAAacagctgtttttagcacagTAGCACAAGCCCCAAGAGCCTGTCTGtagatctgggctctgagactctctgccacgagttttaaaatgcagtaaaGATGTACATAGAGGCCAGTGCTTAAAACCAGGCCCCCTCACTGTCATCTTGTGTGTccagttttcttcctttttctctcccttgctttctttgttattttatgtcttcttctctttttcctttctctttttccttcttacactttctcttcccatctctcctttctttctcagtcttctctgcCTTCCTACTCATTCTGACCTttcttctttctgtctccttttctcctctctcaCTCTTTCTTTATTACACTCTTTGCCCTCTTCACTTTCTCCTTTTGTACCTTCTATAAGCTATGGGGCTTTACGGGGATGCATGCAGTCTGGATCTTTCAGCAGTCAGTTCTGCACAAAGCCAACTTAGAATAAGGTAGGTTAATTTGTGCTTCTCTGGTTTAAGGAACAGCCTGCTGTgtgtctctctgttttggggttcttgtgtgttattctAAATTCTAAGAAATttagtgttatgttgcaaccttccagcaagagtatttttctgttttcatcTAATTTCTCTGTATGTATGACATGAACATAATAATTCCCACTCTATCTGTGGTGCTGCTGCATTCCATTTAAACTAGTGGGATGTCATGCAGTGTCCAGAAGATTCATTCCATCTGAGCATACATGAATCATCCAATTGCAACTGTTAAACACCACTGTGATTTTGTGCCACTGTTCAGACTACACCCTGCTTTACAAGAATGGAAGGTGAGAGAAAAACAAAGTGAAGGGAGACACACAAGACTCAGTCTCCTCGTCCCTCTGCCAGATGGAACTGAGTGCCAGAGCCCTGTCCACCTGCGTGCGCAAGCGCGCGAAATCTCGCCATGCAGGAGGCTCATGCATTTTAGCAGTCTTTGCTGCTCCTGTCACATAGGCGaactctttgtacttacaacttggataGTGCCTGCACCCTGCTACGTAGTGATGTAATCTAAGAGAGATTAAGATAATCATGTTGGTGTGGGTTGTTCTCAgtcaaagtatttaaaaaaaaatgaaaaaaggaagtgaagagagagaaaagcagccaGAAATATCGATCCCAGCAGGATCTTGGTAACTGAAATTTAGTGCAGTTGAGTATGGGCATATCCCATTATCAGATTTGAAAGGGACATGTCAGCACTCTGATACCATGTGACACTTCAGTAAAATGCACATCTATTGAGGCACAGATTTCATCAAGGGCCTCCTAAGACTTCAGTCCACAGGAGGTCATTTTCATCCCACTCTTTTTGTTTTAACTCTATGATGGaaataaaaaatccaaaatttaaatatgaaattgaaCATGTGATTAAGAAAGTCACTTGCTGATGGAGACAGGCAACTGAAAGAGTCTGACCAACCCCTTTTCATACCTCTCTTCCAGACTAATAAACAATGGGGTTTTTCTTTTCCCAGTGTGGGGCGTGTCTCATTTTCATAGATTCTGGTCTAATCAATTTCAACTTTAAGACTCAATTGCAGCCTGCTAATAGTAGCCCCATGCATGTGGTAGGTACACAGTTATGAAAAATATAATTCCAATGTGCCATGCACGGCTCTGGCAATTTACTCCGCTGGGTAAATATTCCAAGTTGTGTGTGGAAGTAGCTTAATGACATCTCCACACCACATTTGCTATGGGGGTTTCACTGCTTCCTGCAGATTGGACGCAGAGGTGACCGGTGCCATCACCAATTTGCTTCTCAACCCACCTCATATTTTTGACTCTTCATCTTCTCTGCAAATTCATACTTCTCAGTTTCCAGCTGGTATAACCAATCCCACAGTTCCTTGGCCTTATCCCTATGCATTTAGGAGGGAGGAAGACATGAGAAATGTTTCACACATTTGAAATGTCACCTGTTTGCTGTGGCCCTCAGGACACTAGtagcaaattttattttattttatttatttatttttggtgcgGCAAAAGTCCTCCCCAGCTTCATGTCACTCTCTATTTTTATGGTCAGATTTTATTTTCCTCAGCTTTATCCCTTTTAACATTTCAGCCTTGCACTGTTTCCTCTATCAAGCATTAACACCCTTTCACAAGTTTATTTATTTACTCGGCACTTTGTCTCTCACTAAAGAACccaggggaaatggaggggaagTGGTGAATAGGATTCCAAAACTTGAATGAGCAATTGGCTGTGCAACTGACATGGTAGCTCTCACCAGGCTAAGGTGGATAAGCAAAACTGGCCCAGTGTAACattagttagagattggcttggACCAAAACATTAGATCTCTCGAAGCCCCCAAACGCTGAGAAGGTTCACATCTAGATCTTTGCAGTGCAGACCCATCTCTGCTATTACTGATGTTGGCAGAGCTTGCTCTTCTTCCTTGGATTGCAATACTCCTACAGTTATGACACTAACCACATTACAAAGAGCCCTTTCTATTCTGGACATCCACCATTGTTCTGCCCCTTGTCTCCACCAGGGTTGGCTCTTCTGTAGGGTGGCATTTCTAAAAAGGCCCTTACCCATTCCTTTTATATCCCAAGGCACATAGGTATTCCCGCAGCACACTCTCTATGTCCCTAATTTTCCTTAGATTTAAGACTGTCATTACCAGGTTTGGTTTTTAGGATTTTGAGGACTGTCTACAAGGTTAGCTGTGGGCGGATGGGGCATATCAAAGCTAACATGCTCCTCTCGACCTCTCATGTCATGCTGTTGCTTCAGTGTGTGTTGATGTTGCACACCCTCTCCTCACCTAATATCCTCACACATCATGAAATGAAGAGGCAGCCTCATGTTGTGACAACATGGTGGAACATCACAATAGCACAGTGCCCAAAATGAAcctgagctcagctgagctgaACTAGTCTGCAGGTTTGCAGATGTCGTTGTCCCATGAATTTTGAGATGAGTGGCAACCATAGCTTGATTAGCAGCAGAAGGAAGACAGTCTGACTAACCCATGACCATGGCTGAATGTCCACATCATGTACAATATCATCtatttcccccttttccactTTGTGTCCCAGCACAGCCAAAGGCAGAATTTAGCATTGGCTTCATAAGGGCTCCAAAGTTGCCTTATTAGGAAGTTCATTCAGTATGGGAGGCACCAGACTACTAGAAGAAATTTCTGTGTGTCCTCATTCAGATCTGTCAGCCATGATCTCCCTGAGAAATCTAATCTCAGCAAATGAAGATGGCATGTTACCTCAGCTTGTCTTCATTCAGGTGGTCAATGTTTAGTGTTTTGCGCCTCTCTGCTAGGATCTTCTTCTTCATTTCCCTAGCAGTctgcttctttcctctcttcTGGTCAGCCTGCAGGAAACATATGCCCAGAACATCAGTGGATACTGCCCTGCACAAACTCAGGATGACGTAAGAAGATATTGTGGAAGGGCTAACGAACCATGGAAACGTACTGGAACTTTTCCAGGCAGATGCACTGGGGCCATTCTGGAGACATTAGCACATTCCCAATAACACTTACTCCACAGGAGCTGAGAACCTCTTAAAAGTTCTGCAATGGCCTTGAAACTTCAGAGAATCTCAAGCAGTTATAGGAGTTGTCATGAAAATCTAAGGGATTCCTAGCAACTGCTGGAACAAACTTAGAGAACTCCTAATGACTGGTAGAGAATTTAGGAGACTCAGGGAGGACAGAGAGGTACACAAGTAGTGATAAAACTCAGAGAAGTGTGTTTAGTGCTTCCCTATTTCATCCATTGATCAATGCCTTTACCTTTGCCAAATAGCTGCTGTATGTTGCACCCATGGAGGTCAGAGCCTTCTTTTTCTTCAGGTCATCCTCAGCTCTTCTCTTCGCATCTTCTTCCTCTCTTCTTACCTTCTCCTCCTGCAGAATGCACCACAAAAAAACAAGTTACTGAAAGGACTTCAGCTGGGGGAGGCCATACCTACTCCACTAGCAGCAGGAGTCACTGCAGGGAATGATGTAGAAATGTATGTGTCTAGGAAGTTATAGCTTCCTCCTTCCCAGGCTCTGCCCAGTTAGCCTCACTGTGAGGAGGAGAATATTAGTATCTTCTCTGGTATTCTTGAGGCAGGTGGGACCTGCAGCTTCTCTCCATCTCCTTTCACAGTTCCCAAACAAGGTCTGAGCCCAGGTACTTTCTTGTTACGTGTCAAGAGGAAAACAGGAAGCAGAGGCACATACCGCAAGCCTGACTTGACGCTCCTTCTCATTCTCAGCCCGGATTCTTTGTTGTTCTGCCCTTTCGGCTCTGCGTTTATCCTGCCCGAAACAAAGGAAGAGGCATAGAGTCATCAGTATGTGGCTTTATTTGTCTCCAAAGCTTTATAAAGGACTTTAGTTTTCATATTAAGTAGTAGACCTTTCTCATTACTTTACCAAAACGTGCAGGATGAGGCATATAGCCAGCTGAAGGACCCCAGGTGAATTCCATGATTGTAAAACACCTGGGAGGCTGAGACCAGGGATGAGTTACAATGAATGTGGTCACCTCTGTGCAGTGTGGGACAGGTTTCCCACAAGCCATAATTGAACAAGTAGAATAGACTGTCCATTTACAGAGGGGACCCGAGGCTAGCAGGTGGTTTCTATACCTGTTTTCAAAATGGTTATGCCTCATCCACCACATGTAAAGTGCATTAGACTGGACCAGTTTAAAACCGCACTGAAAACCTGTTAATGAAAAAATGGTTTTTATCCTAGTGTAGTTAGGGGCTAGATTGACCATATCTTGCAATCCTTGCCTTATCTAAGGCTGGAAGAGGATTATCCTTATGTATGTCTGAGTTTCAGGCCCATGGTCTCCTCCCATATGAAGCTCCCACAGCTTATCCTCTGTTGTTATAACATCTCCTCCCATATGAAGCTCCCACAGCTTATCCTCTGTTGTTATAACATGTATGTGTGTGAGTGCAGTAAGTGCTCCTATAAGTGAGGAAATATCATTGCTTAGAACCAGACATTATATAGGCACTAGCTGTGGTATCAGTTCCTCATTTGTGGCAGCATCAAAGCTTCCCATTCACAGCTTAGTCAAGTCCTCTCAATCAGGACTATAGCAACCCAGGCTATGCTAGTTAtgggccacacacagctctgttaATGCACCTTTGTTCTGACCTGCAACACCCCTTGATGTTCTAGTTCTGAGTTCCACCACACACCTGTGCCATTTTACCTCATCCTTGACCTGCCTAAGCACTGCTACTCCAGTCTTAAGTCCACCTCATCACTTTACCAATTCACCTCAGACCTGGCCTGCAGCAACCTCATCCTGGATATGTCAGAGGAGAAATGGTCTATGGTCCTAAGCTGTGCTTAACTGTATATGGTGTTTTGTGGTATAAACAAACACATCCCTGAGGAAGGACGAGAAGACCTAAGACTTATTTTCATTTGGGATCTAACCCAGGTTTGCATTTAGCTCTTCAGAAATGAGAAGCTAGTGCACTGACCCAAGCCTCATTAAGGCTATCAATGCAAGGTGTCCTTGATTTCCACCTTGGCACGTGGGCACATTCCACTCTACATCAGCCAAAAATGCACAGCCATTATCTTGATCACATTGGGAACAACAGGCAGTCACCTTGAAGGATTCTCTTCCCCAAGTCTCTTATCTCCACTTGTTGGATAAAAGGAGCAATTTGGTCTGTCAGGGTCCAGTTCAGTTCTGAATCTCTGAGGTAATGACACACACTATCCTCCTGAAGCAGATATCACTGGGGATGGCACCATAGAGACTTACAATTCTGTCCTTCAGGGCAAGcagttcctcctcttccttcttcctGCCCTCGAAGTGATTGTCAATCAAGGCCTGCAGTTCAATCAGGTCTTTGTTCTGCCTCTTCTTTTGGATGTCCTGAAGGAGCAGTAAGGCGTTATTACAATAACAATCTAACAATGGTGCAgctccttccatctgaggatctcagcaCCCTGTACAAAGGTTGCTAAGTACTAacagcctcattttacagatagggaaattgaAACACAAGGGGAATCATTTGAaggccaatgaagtcaatggaagccttTCTATTGACTCgggtgctgaatcagggccagggACATTTTGTGGCTTGCCCAAATTAATAGCCAGTGTTAAAACAAGGGACAGAGCCCTGGTTTCCCAGCTCCTGCGTCCTCGTGGCAATGGACCCTCCTTTTACATTTCTCTGCGTGCTCCTTATTTTACCTGAGTATTCCTACACCAGTCAAAATGAAAAGAAGCCTCATTTACTTGTGGACAAGGTGAACACTACTGTGACCCTGAATGATCATATAACTTATCCTGATGTAATCATGTACCACTCATCACAAGggctttttcttttcctgttgacTTACTAGAAACACATTTGGGTCCATGCTTGTTTGGTTATTTGATGGTGCCATTCTGAGCACTGTTTCTCAGAGACAGACTTGATATGACCTGCTTCAAGTGTGTGGATTCATTACAGGCACATGCAGTGTTGGGAAAGCCTCCTCCAAGGGTCTTGCTTCTTTAAATCTCTTTTCTGCTTATAGGTGCATTGTTAGGGggattgggtttttgtttgttggtttgtttgttttgttttgtttttagcttAAATCTATTGTGTGGTCTATTAAAGGAAAagtgtttcttttacctgtgaaagcttatgcccaactaaatctgttagtctttaaggtgccactgcactccttgttgtttttgtggatacagcctaacatggctatccctctgataaagGACATAACTGTTTCCCATGCACTATTGCAGTTTCTTGATACCACTCAAACTCCAAAGCTAATCTTATTTCATCATTCTTGAGTCAGGGGAGTTGCCTGGAGCACTAAGCAAAAAGACAGGACTAGGAAGTGATTGAAAGGGAAGTTGGATTGTCCTTGAGAAACTGAGGAATAATTAACTGATCAAGATAAAGATCACAATAAAAGTCTTCAAGGAAGGAGATCTAAAGGCTTTCTAAGCAGCTACTAATTCTATTTCCACCCTTCAGATTTCTCTTTCCAAGACAAATTACGATATAAATACAGCTGCACAACTAAAGCAATGTGTAAGCAGGTTTTTCAGATTGGACCCCCAATTAATCTGTCACTGAAAATAGACTCCTTTTGCCCTTGGCTACATGGCAGTGACATTTTCACAAAGGCTAGTAGCGATGCAGGGAGAgctgggtgtgtgtatgtgacgGGCATGTCTCAGGAATACTTACATCAAAGTCTACTTTCTCACCCTCTGGTATTTTAGGAGCAGTCATTCTGTAGGGGATGAAAAATAGAAGGAATTGAACCTCAAAGAACCAAGAGATTAACTAATTTACCAAATGGAGCCTTGCTGAGGGAGAAATGTTGATGGGGGAGTACAGCTGAAGCTATGGCTTGATTGAATACTATGCTGGAAATAGTGTTAGGAGACAATCTGTACTGTCCcacacaggaggaggaggagagatgacCCAATAGATGGCGGGAGATGACCCATCCCAAATGTTTATCGGGTCATCCCATTTTGCACAAAAAGGCACAGAATGGGACAATTCACATATGAAGTTCCATG carries:
- the TNNT3 gene encoding troponin T, fast skeletal muscle isoform X5; this translates as MSDTEEVDQVEEVHEEVHEPVHESVHEPEEKPRPKMTAPKIPEGEKVDFDDIQKKRQNKDLIELQALIDNHFEGRKKEEEELLALKDRIDKRRAERAEQQRIRAENEKERQVRLAEEKVRREEEDAKRRAEDDLKKKKALTSMGATYSSYLAKADQKRGKKQTAREMKKKILAERRKTLNIDHLNEDKLRDKAKELWDWLYQLETEKYEFAEKMKSQKYEITSLRSRVQALSKFSKKAGAKGKVGGRWK
- the TNNT3 gene encoding troponin T, fast skeletal muscle isoform X4 gives rise to the protein MSDTEEVDQVEEVHEEVHEPVHESVHEPEVHEEEEKPRPKMTAPKIPEGEKVDFDDIQKKRQNKDLIELQALIDNHFEGRKKEEEELLALKDRIDKRRAERAEQQRIRAENEKERQVRLAEEKVRREEEDAKRRAEDDLKKKKALTSMGATYSSYLAKADQKRGKKQTAREMKKKILAERRKTLNIDHLNEDKLRDKAKELWDWLYQLETEKYEFAEKMKSQKYEITSLRSRVQALSKFSKKAGAKGKVGGRWK
- the TNNT3 gene encoding troponin T, fast skeletal muscle isoform X3; protein product: MSDTEEVDQVEEEYEEEEVHEEVHEPVHESVHEPEEKPRPKMTAPKIPEGEKVDFDDIQKKRQNKDLIELQALIDNHFEGRKKEEEELLALKDRIDKRRAERAEQQRIRAENEKERQVRLAEEKVRREEEDAKRRAEDDLKKKKALTSMGATYSSYLAKADQKRGKKQTAREMKKKILAERRKTLNIDHLNEDKLRDKAKELWDWLYQLETEKYEFAEKMKSQKYEITSLRSRVQALSKFSKKAGAKGKVGGRWK
- the TNNT3 gene encoding troponin T, fast skeletal muscle isoform X8 produces the protein MSDTEEVDQVEVHEPEEKPRPKMTAPKIPEGEKVDFDDIQKKRQNKDLIELQALIDNHFEGRKKEEEELLALKDRIDKRRAERAEQQRIRAENEKERQVRLAEEKVRREEEDAKRRAEDDLKKKKALTSMGATYSSYLAKADQKRGKKQTAREMKKKILAERRKTLNIDHLNEDKLRDKAKELWDWLYQLETEKYEFAEKMKSQKYEITSLRSRVQALSKFSKKAGAKGKVGGRWK
- the TNNT3 gene encoding troponin T, fast skeletal muscle isoform X7; its protein translation is MSDTEEVDQVEVHEPEVHEEEEKPRPKMTAPKIPEGEKVDFDDIQKKRQNKDLIELQALIDNHFEGRKKEEEELLALKDRIDKRRAERAEQQRIRAENEKERQVRLAEEKVRREEEDAKRRAEDDLKKKKALTSMGATYSSYLAKADQKRGKKQTAREMKKKILAERRKTLNIDHLNEDKLRDKAKELWDWLYQLETEKYEFAEKMKSQKYEITSLRSRVQALSKFSKKAGAKGKVGGRWK
- the TNNT3 gene encoding troponin T, fast skeletal muscle isoform X2, which encodes MSDTEEVDQVEEEYEEEEVHEEVHEPVHESVHEPEVHEEEEKPRPKMTAPKIPEGEKVDFDDIQKKRQNKDLIELQALIDNHFEGRKKEEEELLALKDRIDKRRAERAEQQRIRAENEKERQVRLAEEKVRREEEDAKRRAEDDLKKKKALTSMGATYSSYLAKADQKRGKKQTAREMKKKILAERRKTLNIDHLNEDKLRDKAKELWDWLYQLETEKYEFAEKMKSQKYEITTLRNRIDQAQKHSKKAGAKGKVGGRWK
- the TNNT3 gene encoding troponin T, fast skeletal muscle isoform X6; translation: MSDTEEVDQVEVHEPVHESVHEPEVHEEEEKPRPKMTAPKIPEGEKVDFDDIQKKRQNKDLIELQALIDNHFEGRKKEEEELLALKDRIDKRRAERAEQQRIRAENEKERQVRLAEEKVRREEEDAKRRAEDDLKKKKALTSMGATYSSYLAKADQKRGKKQTAREMKKKILAERRKTLNIDHLNEDKLRDKAKELWDWLYQLETEKYEFAEKMKSQKYEITSLRSRVQALSKFSKKAGAKGKVGGRWK
- the TNNT3 gene encoding troponin T, fast skeletal muscle isoform X9; this translates as MSDTEEVDQVEEEKPRPKMTAPKIPEGEKVDFDDIQKKRQNKDLIELQALIDNHFEGRKKEEEELLALKDRIDKRRAERAEQQRIRAENEKERQVRLAEEKVRREEEDAKRRAEDDLKKKKALTSMGATYSSYLAKADQKRGKKQTAREMKKKILAERRKTLNIDHLNEDKLRDKAKELWDWLYQLETEKYEFAEKMKSQKYEITSLRSRVQALSKFSKKAGAKGKVGGRWK
- the TNNT3 gene encoding troponin T, fast skeletal muscle isoform X1, whose product is MSDTEEVDQVEEEYEEEEVHEEVHEPVHESVHEPEVHEEEEKPRPKMTAPKIPEGEKVDFDDIQKKRQNKDLIELQALIDNHFEGRKKEEEELLALKDRIDKRRAERAEQQRIRAENEKERQVRLAEEKVRREEEDAKRRAEDDLKKKKALTSMGATYSSYLAKADQKRGKKQTAREMKKKILAERRKTLNIDHLNEDKLRDKAKELWDWLYQLETEKYEFAEKMKSQKYEITSLRSRVQALSKFSKKAGAKGKVGGRWK